One genomic window of Undibacterium cyanobacteriorum includes the following:
- a CDS encoding methionine ABC transporter ATP-binding protein produces MIHIEALEKNYGSGKQKVTALRGINLEIAQGEIFGIIGRSGAGKSSLIRTLNLLEKPSAGRVMIDGEDITQYSGEQLRQLRQQIGMVFQHFNLLSSKTVAQNIDFPLSLSGTYSKAEREQRVAELLELVGLQAHRDQYPAQLSGGQKQRVGIARALANHPKLLLCDEATSALDPETTQSILRLLLEINQKLGLTIVLITHEMQVIRTICDRVAVIEAGEIVETGPVVDVFLHPQHPVTQALVAENQALDLSLLRQMQAKPESELLRLTYVGAATHEPILHRIAAQSSAEIAVLQGVIARIKMTPYGQLIVELSGTEDEREKVKTLLREAQVRIDMINDLRGV; encoded by the coding sequence GTGATACATATTGAAGCATTAGAAAAAAACTACGGAAGTGGCAAACAAAAGGTAACAGCCTTACGTGGCATTAACCTCGAAATCGCGCAGGGCGAAATTTTTGGCATCATTGGTCGTTCTGGTGCCGGTAAGAGTAGTTTGATACGCACTTTGAATTTGCTGGAGAAGCCGAGCGCTGGTCGCGTCATGATTGATGGCGAAGATATCACGCAGTATAGCGGTGAGCAATTGCGTCAATTGCGCCAGCAAATCGGCATGGTGTTTCAACACTTTAATTTATTGAGTTCGAAAACCGTCGCACAAAACATTGATTTCCCACTCAGTCTTTCTGGTACTTACAGCAAGGCAGAGCGCGAACAGCGTGTGGCGGAATTGCTCGAATTAGTGGGCTTGCAAGCGCATCGAGATCAGTATCCGGCGCAGCTGTCAGGTGGGCAAAAACAACGAGTCGGCATTGCGCGCGCTTTGGCAAATCATCCCAAATTATTATTGTGTGATGAGGCGACATCGGCGCTCGATCCTGAGACGACACAATCGATTTTGCGTTTGCTGCTTGAGATTAATCAGAAGCTGGGTTTGACTATCGTCTTGATTACCCATGAGATGCAAGTGATACGCACCATCTGTGATCGAGTGGCCGTGATCGAGGCCGGTGAGATTGTTGAGACAGGTCCTGTTGTTGATGTTTTTCTCCATCCACAACATCCAGTCACACAAGCTTTGGTCGCTGAAAATCAAGCGCTAGATTTAAGTTTGTTAAGGCAAATGCAAGCCAAGCCAGAGAGTGAATTACTGCGTTTGACCTATGTCGGTGCTGCGACGCATGAGCCGATTTTGCACAGGATCGCTGCGCAAAGCTCGGCCGAGATTGCCGTGTTACAAGGCGTGATCGCTCGCATTAAGATGACTCCATACGGACAGTTAATCGTGGAATTGAGCGGCACAGAAGATGAGAGAGAAAAGGTGAAGACCTTGCTACGTGAGGCGCAGGTGCGTATCGATATGATCAATGATTTGCGTGGGGTGTGA
- the cysT gene encoding sulfate ABC transporter permease subunit CysT, with the protein MAFFSTPAAKARRVIPGFHLSVGFSLFYLGLIVLIPLSAVFVKTFTMTWDQFWHTVTSERVMASYRLTFGASLLAAFINVIFGGILAWVLVRYRFPGKRLIDAFVDLPFALPTAVAGITLATLYSGNGWLGKLLAPLGIKVAYTPLGVLVALIFIGLPFVVRTVQPVLEEAEKELEEAAISLGASHWQTFTRVIFPTILPAVLTGFALAFARATGEYGSVIFIAGNMPMISEITPLFMITKLEQYDYAGATAIAVVMLIISFILLLAINALQAWTRRRQSAGKTA; encoded by the coding sequence ATGGCATTCTTCAGTACCCCAGCGGCAAAGGCCCGGCGTGTGATTCCGGGCTTTCATTTGTCAGTCGGTTTTAGCCTGTTCTATTTGGGTCTCATTGTCTTAATTCCCTTGTCTGCAGTGTTTGTGAAAACCTTCACCATGACTTGGGATCAGTTTTGGCACACCGTGACCTCCGAGCGCGTGATGGCTTCATATCGCCTGACCTTTGGTGCGTCTTTGTTGGCCGCGTTCATCAATGTGATTTTTGGTGGAATCTTGGCGTGGGTCTTGGTGCGTTATCGCTTCCCAGGCAAGCGTTTGATCGATGCTTTCGTTGATTTGCCGTTTGCTCTGCCTACTGCGGTGGCGGGTATTACTTTGGCGACCTTGTATAGCGGGAATGGTTGGCTCGGTAAATTATTGGCCCCTTTAGGAATCAAAGTCGCTTATACACCCTTAGGTGTTTTGGTGGCTTTGATCTTTATCGGATTGCCGTTCGTAGTTCGCACCGTGCAGCCAGTCTTAGAAGAAGCCGAAAAAGAACTCGAAGAAGCGGCGATTAGTTTGGGTGCGAGTCATTGGCAGACCTTCACACGCGTGATTTTTCCGACCATTTTGCCTGCCGTCTTGACCGGTTTCGCTTTGGCGTTTGCCCGTGCTACTGGTGAATATGGTTCGGTGATTTTCATTGCTGGCAATATGCCGATGATTTCAGAAATCACACCACTGTTCATGATCACCAAGCTTGAGCAATACGACTATGCAGGTGCAACAGCCATCGCCGTCGTGATGCTCATCATCTCATTCATTTTGTTATTGGCGATCAATGCTTTGCAAGCGTGGACACGTCGCCGCCAATCTGCAGGAAAAACAGCATGA
- a CDS encoding sulfate ABC transporter substrate-binding protein: MRRLHFYSLPLLLSLLGFIPSGAAYAGDVSLLNVSYDPTRELYQEINPAFAKFWKSKTGDKLTIKQSHGGSGKQARSVIDGLSADVLTLALAYDIDIIAEKNLLDKNWQKRLAKNASPYTSTVVFLVRKGNPKAVRDWADLVKPGVAVITPNPKTSGGARWNYLAAWAYAQQQSGGNEATAREFVTRLFKNVPVLDSGARGATVSFAERGLGDVLLTWENEAHLALKEFGSDKFELIIPSISILAEPPVAVVDSVVDKRGTRQVAEAYLNYLYTEEAQEVIAKNFYRPRSEKAANKYAKQFPKLKLVSIDESFGGWAKAQKTHFADGGSFDQIYQTK; encoded by the coding sequence ATGCGACGACTACACTTCTATTCACTGCCACTATTGCTCAGTCTATTGGGTTTCATTCCTAGCGGAGCGGCATACGCTGGAGATGTTTCACTTCTTAACGTGTCGTATGACCCAACACGCGAGTTGTACCAAGAAATCAATCCAGCCTTTGCTAAGTTTTGGAAGTCGAAAACCGGTGACAAACTGACGATTAAACAATCTCATGGTGGATCTGGCAAGCAAGCACGCTCGGTGATTGATGGCCTTTCAGCAGATGTCTTGACCTTGGCTTTGGCGTACGACATCGACATCATTGCAGAGAAAAATCTGCTCGATAAGAACTGGCAAAAACGCCTAGCAAAGAATGCGTCGCCGTATACCTCAACGGTGGTGTTCTTGGTGCGAAAAGGAAATCCTAAAGCTGTGCGTGATTGGGCTGATTTGGTGAAGCCAGGCGTTGCAGTGATTACGCCGAATCCTAAAACCTCAGGTGGTGCACGTTGGAACTATCTCGCCGCGTGGGCTTATGCTCAACAGCAGAGCGGCGGCAATGAAGCGACGGCGCGAGAGTTTGTCACGCGTCTGTTCAAGAATGTTCCCGTACTCGATTCCGGCGCACGTGGCGCAACCGTCAGTTTCGCTGAGCGCGGCCTTGGCGACGTGTTGCTCACTTGGGAAAATGAAGCGCATTTGGCCTTGAAGGAATTTGGTTCAGATAAGTTTGAGTTGATCATTCCCTCGATCAGTATTTTGGCCGAACCACCGGTCGCTGTGGTCGATAGTGTGGTCGATAAGCGCGGTACACGGCAGGTCGCCGAAGCGTATTTGAATTATCTGTACACCGAAGAAGCACAAGAGGTGATTGCCAAAAATTTCTATCGTCCGCGTTCCGAAAAAGCCGCTAATAAGTATGCCAAGCAATTCCCCAAATTGAAACTTGTCAGTATTGATGAAAGCTTTGGTGGCTGGGCCAAAGCACAGAAAACCCACTTCGCAGATGGCGGTAGCTTCGATCAAATTTATCAAACGAAGTGA
- the cysW gene encoding sulfate ABC transporter permease subunit CysW, whose amino-acid sequence MTSLNPSSALPVAAAAADASQQKRARRIEPPLKLQATLEPLWVRISLVTLALSFVVLFLFVPLAAVFTEALRKGWEVYLEAIREPDALSAIKLTLTAAAIAVPLNLVFGVAAAWAIAKFDFRGKNVLLTLIDLPFSVSPVISGLIYVLLFGAQGWFGEWLREHDIKILFAVPGIVLATIFVTFPFIARELIPLMQAQGSEEEEAALVLGASGWKTFWHVTLPNIKWGLLYGVILCNARAMGEFGAVSVVSGHIRGETNTMPLQVEILYNEYNFTAAFAVASLLTLLALVTLALKIIVEWKTDESRQRVPQE is encoded by the coding sequence ATGACCAGTTTGAATCCATCATCCGCGTTGCCCGTAGCCGCGGCTGCAGCCGATGCATCACAACAGAAACGTGCTCGACGCATCGAACCACCATTGAAATTGCAAGCGACTTTGGAGCCACTTTGGGTACGCATTAGCTTAGTCACGCTCGCTTTGAGTTTTGTGGTGTTGTTCTTGTTCGTTCCTTTGGCGGCGGTGTTTACGGAAGCCTTGCGCAAAGGCTGGGAAGTCTATTTGGAGGCAATCCGCGAACCCGACGCGCTGTCTGCCATCAAGCTGACCTTAACGGCGGCGGCAATTGCAGTACCACTCAACTTGGTCTTCGGTGTCGCTGCCGCATGGGCCATCGCGAAATTCGATTTTCGTGGCAAGAACGTATTGTTGACCTTGATCGATTTGCCGTTCTCGGTGTCGCCTGTGATTTCAGGTTTGATTTATGTCTTACTGTTTGGAGCGCAAGGTTGGTTTGGTGAGTGGTTGCGCGAGCACGATATCAAGATTTTATTCGCCGTGCCGGGCATTGTATTGGCGACGATTTTTGTGACCTTCCCGTTTATTGCGCGTGAGTTGATCCCCTTAATGCAGGCGCAAGGAAGTGAAGAAGAAGAGGCGGCATTGGTACTTGGCGCGTCTGGTTGGAAAACCTTCTGGCATGTGACTTTGCCCAATATTAAGTGGGGCTTGTTGTACGGCGTGATCCTCTGTAACGCCCGCGCCATGGGGGAGTTTGGTGCAGTCTCGGTGGTGTCGGGACATATTCGCGGCGAGACCAACACCATGCCTTTGCAAGTCGAAATTTTGTACAACGAATATAACTTTACAGCAGCCTTCGCAGTGGCTTCTCTGTTGACTTTGTTGGCCTTGGTGACCTTGGCCTTGAAGATCATCGTTGAATGGAAAACCGATGAGTCGCGTCAACGGGTGCCGCAAGAATAG
- a CDS encoding methionine ABC transporter permease, protein MDLSVIDWEDILQATLDTLTMTGVSLAFTLLLGLPLGVLLFLTSKRQLLEHSWIYQTTSLIVNVLRSVPFIILLIVLIPLTLILVGTSLGVAGTIPPLVIGTTPFFARLVENVLREVDRGVLEACQAMGAKTHQIILRALLPEALPGLLAAATVTTIALVSYSAMSGVIGGGGLGDLALRFGYQRFQTEVMIVTVAILVILVQGIQWLGDALVRRFTRK, encoded by the coding sequence ATGGATTTGTCAGTCATTGATTGGGAAGATATTCTGCAAGCGACTTTGGACACTTTGACCATGACAGGTGTGTCCTTGGCCTTCACGCTCTTGCTGGGATTACCGTTGGGCGTGTTGCTGTTTTTGACGAGTAAGCGTCAACTCTTGGAACACAGTTGGATTTATCAAACGACATCCTTGATCGTGAACGTGCTGCGCTCGGTGCCGTTCATTATTTTGTTGATCGTTTTAATTCCTTTGACCTTGATTTTGGTAGGCACTTCGCTTGGGGTGGCTGGGACGATTCCACCTCTCGTGATTGGTACCACGCCATTCTTTGCACGATTGGTAGAGAACGTATTGCGCGAGGTTGATCGCGGCGTCTTAGAGGCGTGTCAAGCGATGGGCGCGAAGACGCATCAAATCATTTTGCGAGCCTTATTGCCAGAAGCGCTGCCTGGCCTCTTGGCCGCTGCAACAGTCACCACCATCGCTCTGGTTTCTTATTCGGCGATGTCCGGTGTCATCGGTGGTGGTGGTCTTGGTGATTTGGCTTTGAGGTTTGGCTACCAACGTTTTCAGACTGAGGTCATGATTGTGACAGTCGCAATCTTGGTGATCTTGGTGCAGGGCATACAGTGGTTGGGTGACGCTCTGGTGCGTCGCTTTACGCGGAAATAG
- a CDS encoding sulfate/molybdate ABC transporter ATP-binding protein produces MSIAVQQLHKRFGNFTALDNVSLEFPNGELTALLGPSGCGKTTLLRIIAGLEYADSGQVLLDGEDASNRHVRERQVGFVFQHYALFKHMTIFENIAFGLRVKPRHLRPSEAEIKDKVHKLLELVQLDWLADRYPPQLSGGQRQRIALARALAVEPRVLLLDEPFGALDAKVRKELRRWLRRLHDELHVTSIFVTHDQEEALEVADQIVVMNHGKVEQVGAPNEVYQHPATPFVYGFLGNVNLIHGRVHEGILDADGVPFDAPGHAETRDAQGTAYVRPHELEIERFQHGVSGLVVRLRRLHGIGPLAQLELVREDNGQLVEAMISSERVQHLNLQVGDVLVVKPRRLHVFVDSTASAVS; encoded by the coding sequence ATGAGTATCGCCGTTCAACAATTGCATAAACGTTTTGGAAATTTCACCGCCTTGGACAACGTGTCTTTGGAGTTTCCGAATGGGGAATTGACAGCGCTGTTGGGTCCATCAGGCTGTGGTAAGACGACACTCTTGCGTATCATCGCGGGTCTCGAATACGCCGATAGTGGACAAGTTTTATTGGACGGTGAGGACGCATCCAATCGTCATGTGCGCGAGCGCCAAGTCGGTTTTGTGTTTCAGCATTATGCGCTGTTTAAACACATGACGATTTTCGAAAACATTGCCTTTGGCTTGCGCGTCAAACCACGTCATCTGCGTCCTAGCGAAGCAGAAATTAAAGACAAAGTGCATAAGTTATTGGAATTGGTTCAACTCGATTGGTTGGCCGATCGCTATCCACCGCAATTATCGGGCGGTCAGCGTCAACGTATTGCGTTGGCGCGTGCTTTAGCGGTTGAGCCACGTGTTTTGTTACTCGACGAACCCTTTGGTGCCTTGGATGCCAAAGTGCGTAAAGAATTGCGTCGCTGGTTGCGTCGTTTGCATGATGAATTGCATGTGACCAGCATTTTCGTCACACACGATCAAGAAGAAGCTTTGGAAGTCGCCGATCAGATTGTGGTCATGAATCACGGCAAAGTCGAACAAGTCGGCGCGCCGAATGAGGTGTATCAGCATCCGGCGACGCCGTTCGTGTATGGCTTCCTCGGTAACGTCAATCTCATCCATGGCCGTGTGCACGAAGGGATCTTGGACGCCGATGGTGTACCTTTCGATGCGCCGGGCCACGCAGAGACGCGCGATGCACAAGGTACGGCATATGTTCGTCCGCATGAATTGGAAATCGAACGCTTCCAGCACGGCGTCAGCGGTTTGGTCGTGCGCTTGCGCCGCTTGCATGGAATTGGCCCTTTGGCACAGTTAGAGTTGGTGCGCGAAGACAACGGTCAATTAGTCGAGGCCATGATTAGCAGCGAGCGTGTGCAACACTTGAACTTGCAAGTCGGTGATGTATTGGTCGTGAAGCCACGCCGTTTACACGTATTTGTTGATTCAACAGCGAGTGCCGTTAGCTAA
- a CDS encoding CysB family HTH-type transcriptional regulator, producing MNFQQLRSIREACRCGYNLTEVANVLFTSQPGVSRQIREVEEELGVDIFERNGKRLTGLTEPGKGILPIIERLLLEAENLRQAGQDYSDQARGTLAIATTHTQARYVLPQVVQQFRQAFPEVRIALQQSAPEHIAEWVLSGKADIGIATEGLSQFKDLVSFPCYEWSHVVVVPEGHPLLSLKNLRLQDLAEYPLITYDLGFTGRGHIDEAFRQAGLRTDIVLTAMDSDVIQQYVALGLGVGLVASMAIESGAENQRAKGLRTISASHLFRTNVTRLAVRRGAYLRAYTYDFIQKFAPSLSHEDIRSAISEIEVE from the coding sequence ATGAATTTCCAGCAGTTGCGCTCAATACGTGAAGCTTGCCGTTGCGGTTACAACCTGACCGAAGTGGCCAATGTATTGTTCACATCCCAACCCGGTGTGAGTCGGCAAATTCGCGAAGTCGAAGAAGAATTAGGCGTCGATATTTTTGAACGTAATGGCAAACGCCTGACCGGTCTCACTGAGCCCGGCAAAGGCATCTTGCCGATTATTGAGCGCCTGTTACTGGAAGCGGAAAATCTACGCCAAGCAGGACAAGATTATTCCGACCAAGCGCGCGGTACTCTGGCCATCGCCACCACCCATACTCAAGCGCGTTATGTCTTACCGCAAGTCGTACAGCAATTTCGCCAAGCCTTTCCGGAGGTGCGTATCGCACTTCAGCAAAGTGCGCCAGAACATATCGCTGAATGGGTGTTGTCGGGCAAAGCCGATATCGGTATCGCGACCGAAGGGCTATCGCAATTTAAGGATTTGGTTTCTTTCCCGTGCTACGAATGGAGTCACGTTGTGGTGGTGCCGGAAGGCCATCCTTTGTTGAGCTTGAAGAATTTACGTTTGCAAGACCTCGCCGAATATCCCTTAATCACTTATGACCTCGGCTTCACCGGTCGTGGTCATATTGACGAAGCGTTCCGGCAAGCAGGTTTGCGCACCGATATCGTCTTAACGGCGATGGATTCAGATGTGATTCAACAATATGTTGCGCTGGGTCTCGGCGTGGGCTTGGTGGCGTCGATGGCGATTGAAAGTGGGGCTGAAAACCAACGTGCCAAGGGACTCAGAACCATCTCTGCGAGCCATTTGTTCCGCACCAATGTGACGCGTTTAGCAGTGCGTCGCGGCGCCTACTTGCGTGCTTACACCTATGACTTCATCCAAAAGTTTGCACCGAGCTTAAGCCATGAGGATATTCGCAGTGCGATTAGTGAAATTGAGGTGGAGTAG
- a CDS encoding dienelactone hydrolase family protein yields the protein MQTAKDFHPEVLKLFDQYVHGGLSRRGFLGSASKYAAGVVGAEALLQALSPNFAQAQQVKADDPRIQTSYVEYPSPNGYGKLRGYLVRPAKQDKPLPTVLVVHENRGLNPHIEDIARRLALDNFIAFAPDALFPLGGYPGTEDKARELFPKLEQAKTREDFLTAASILKTIEGGNGKVGVVGFCYGGAIANFLATKIPDLKAAVPFYGGAPALDAVTNIKAEVLVHHAGKDERLVAAWPKYEEALKAAGVKYQGFVYEGVEHGFNNDTTPRFDQAAAQLAWSRTLELFNRSLR from the coding sequence ATGCAAACTGCTAAAGACTTTCATCCGGAAGTATTGAAACTGTTCGACCAATATGTCCATGGTGGCCTCAGTCGCAGAGGTTTCTTGGGTTCCGCGAGCAAGTACGCGGCAGGTGTGGTTGGTGCGGAGGCTCTACTGCAGGCACTGAGTCCCAATTTCGCCCAAGCACAGCAGGTGAAAGCGGATGATCCTCGTATCCAGACGAGCTATGTGGAATATCCTTCACCAAACGGTTATGGGAAACTGCGTGGATACCTGGTGCGACCCGCGAAACAAGACAAGCCACTACCCACGGTACTGGTGGTGCATGAAAATCGCGGACTCAATCCGCACATCGAAGATATTGCACGACGCCTCGCTTTAGACAATTTCATCGCCTTCGCGCCGGATGCTCTGTTCCCGCTCGGCGGTTACCCGGGCACTGAAGATAAAGCACGCGAACTCTTCCCTAAACTTGAACAGGCAAAGACGCGCGAAGATTTTCTGACTGCGGCCAGCATCCTCAAAACGATAGAAGGTGGTAATGGTAAAGTGGGTGTGGTTGGATTTTGTTATGGCGGTGCAATCGCTAACTTCCTTGCGACTAAGATTCCAGACCTGAAGGCCGCGGTGCCATTTTACGGTGGTGCGCCTGCGCTAGACGCCGTCACCAACATCAAAGCCGAAGTTTTGGTCCACCACGCCGGCAAAGATGAACGCCTAGTTGCAGCATGGCCGAAGTATGAGGAAGCACTCAAAGCCGCCGGTGTAAAGTATCAAGGTTTCGTCTATGAAGGCGTTGAACACGGCTTCAATAATGACACCACTCCGCGTTTTGACCAAGCCGCAGCGCAGTTGGCATGGTCACGCACACTTGAATTGTTCAATCGAAGCTTGCGCTAA
- the dxs gene encoding 1-deoxy-D-xylulose-5-phosphate synthase, with translation MSLLHTINSPTDLRQLHRNQLPSLADELRQYVIESVSKTGGHLSSNLGTVELTIALHYVFNTPEDRLVWDVGHQTYPHKILTGRRDHMHSLRQFGGISGFPRRSESEYDTFGTAHSSTSISAALGMALAARTKGESRHAVAIIGDGSMTAGMAFEAMNNAGVYDDINMLVVLNDNDMSISPPVGALNRYLARLMSGKFYAAARNVGKSVLPQPMLELARRFEEHAKGMVVPATMFEEFGFNYIGPIDGHDLESLIPTLQNIKQLKGPQFLHVVTKKGQGYKLAEADPILYHGPGKFNPAEGIKPAATPAKKTYTQVFGDWLCDMAAADDKLVAITPAMREGSGMVEFEQRFPKRYYDVGIAEQHSVTFGAGLATEGLKPVVAIYSTFLQRAYDQLIHDVALQNLDVTFALDRAGLVGADGATHAGNYDLAYLRCIPNMVVMAPADENECRQMLTTAYHYPGPAAVRYPRGAGIGASIALELTSLELGKAAPLRNSSIDNGQGQRLAILAFGSMVHPALKAGEQLDASVVNMRFVKPIDSELIKQIAATHDAIITVEEGCTMGGAGSAVAEVLAEAGLSKPMLMLGLPDKFVDHGDPALLLAQCGLNAEGIEASIRQRFPG, from the coding sequence ATGTCCTTACTGCATACTATCAATTCACCCACGGATCTACGCCAACTGCATCGCAACCAACTGCCGAGCTTGGCAGACGAATTGCGTCAGTACGTGATCGAATCAGTTTCGAAAACTGGCGGTCACCTCTCGTCGAATTTGGGCACGGTCGAACTCACCATCGCTTTACACTATGTCTTCAATACGCCGGAAGATCGCTTGGTATGGGACGTTGGTCACCAAACCTATCCGCACAAAATTCTGACAGGCCGTCGTGATCACATGCACAGTCTGCGTCAATTTGGCGGCATCTCTGGTTTCCCACGCCGTAGTGAAAGTGAGTACGATACCTTTGGTACGGCTCACTCATCGACTTCGATTTCCGCGGCCTTGGGCATGGCATTAGCAGCGCGCACCAAAGGCGAATCGCGCCATGCAGTCGCCATCATTGGTGACGGTTCGATGACCGCAGGGATGGCCTTCGAAGCGATGAATAATGCTGGCGTCTACGACGATATCAACATGCTTGTGGTCCTCAATGACAACGACATGTCGATCTCGCCACCGGTCGGCGCCTTGAATCGTTATTTGGCACGTTTGATGTCGGGCAAATTCTATGCGGCCGCGCGTAACGTTGGTAAGTCAGTCCTACCACAGCCTATGCTAGAACTCGCGCGTCGTTTTGAAGAACATGCCAAAGGCATGGTGGTACCAGCGACCATGTTCGAAGAATTTGGCTTCAATTACATCGGTCCTATTGATGGCCACGATCTAGAATCTCTGATACCAACACTGCAAAACATCAAGCAACTCAAAGGTCCACAGTTTTTACACGTGGTCACAAAAAAAGGACAAGGCTATAAGCTGGCCGAAGCCGATCCGATTTTGTATCACGGACCTGGCAAATTTAATCCGGCCGAAGGAATCAAACCAGCCGCGACACCAGCGAAGAAAACTTACACGCAAGTGTTCGGTGATTGGCTGTGCGACATGGCAGCCGCGGACGACAAGTTGGTGGCGATTACACCAGCCATGCGCGAAGGTTCAGGTATGGTTGAATTCGAACAGCGCTTCCCCAAACGTTACTATGACGTCGGCATCGCCGAGCAGCATTCCGTGACTTTCGGTGCAGGGCTGGCGACCGAGGGTTTGAAGCCCGTTGTGGCAATTTATTCGACTTTCTTACAGCGCGCTTATGATCAATTGATTCATGACGTCGCCTTGCAAAATCTCGATGTTACTTTCGCTCTCGATCGCGCTGGTTTAGTGGGCGCCGACGGGGCGACCCACGCGGGCAACTATGACCTCGCCTATTTGCGCTGCATTCCGAATATGGTGGTGATGGCGCCTGCCGATGAAAACGAATGCCGTCAAATGCTGACGACAGCTTATCACTACCCTGGCCCAGCCGCAGTGCGCTATCCACGCGGCGCAGGTATTGGCGCCAGCATCGCCCTTGAGTTGACGAGTTTAGAGTTGGGTAAAGCAGCTCCTCTCCGCAATAGTAGTATTGATAACGGTCAAGGACAACGTCTAGCGATCCTCGCCTTCGGTTCCATGGTTCACCCGGCATTAAAGGCCGGGGAACAATTGGATGCGAGTGTCGTCAATATGCGTTTCGTCAAACCGATCGACAGCGAACTCATCAAACAGATCGCCGCGACTCACGACGCGATTATCACGGTTGAAGAAGGCTGCACCATGGGCGGCGCAGGCTCAGCAGTGGCAGAGGTATTGGCCGAAGCAGGCTTGAGCAAACCGATGTTGATGTTGGGCTTACCAGACAAATTTGTCGATCATGGGGACCCTGCCTTGCTCTTGGCGCAATGTGGTTTGAATGCCGAAGGGATAGAGGCGTCGATACGTCAACGATTTCCAGGTTGA
- a CDS encoding MetQ/NlpA family ABC transporter substrate-binding protein, with product MKSTMYSGVRRLLTFSVFGLIGSAMLASNSHAQNSEVLTIAASPVPHAEILEFVKPILAKQGVDLKIKVFTDYIQPGVQVNEKRIDGNFYLHQPFLNEFKKSHKNDLQVVIAKVHVEPFAAYSNKYKKLADLPNGATVAIPNDPSNSGRSLLLLAKQGLLKLKDPNNISATKRDIVDNPKNLKFKELEAATLPRILGQVDLALINTNYAIEAKLNPVKDSLFIEDANSPYANLLVARDDNKDRPAFKKLAAVLNSAEVKKFIQERYKGAVLPAF from the coding sequence ATGAAGTCAACAATGTACAGCGGAGTTCGCCGTCTATTGACGTTTAGTGTGTTCGGGCTGATCGGCTCGGCGATGCTCGCATCAAATAGCCATGCGCAAAACAGTGAGGTCTTGACGATTGCCGCGAGCCCCGTGCCGCATGCCGAAATTTTGGAGTTCGTGAAACCGATCTTGGCGAAACAAGGCGTGGATTTGAAGATTAAGGTGTTCACGGATTACATTCAGCCCGGCGTGCAAGTGAACGAAAAACGCATCGATGGCAATTTCTATTTGCATCAACCTTTTTTGAATGAATTCAAGAAGAGCCACAAAAATGATCTGCAAGTGGTGATCGCCAAAGTGCACGTGGAACCGTTTGCGGCGTATTCGAACAAGTATAAAAAACTGGCAGATCTTCCGAATGGCGCGACGGTTGCGATTCCAAATGATCCATCGAATTCTGGCCGCTCTTTGCTGCTACTCGCCAAACAAGGACTGCTCAAGTTAAAAGATCCCAACAACATCTCCGCAACCAAGCGTGATATCGTCGACAACCCCAAGAACTTGAAATTCAAAGAACTTGAAGCAGCGACTTTACCTCGTATTTTGGGACAGGTTGATCTGGCTTTGATCAACACCAACTACGCGATCGAAGCCAAGCTCAATCCCGTGAAGGATTCTTTGTTCATCGAAGATGCGAATTCACCATACGCCAATCTCTTGGTCGCACGTGACGATAACAAAGATCGCCCCGCTTTCAAGAAATTAGCTGCGGTATTGAATTCGGCTGAAGTGAAAAAGTTTATTCAAGAACGCTACAAAGGTGCGGTGTTGCCGGCATTTTGA